From the Populus nigra chromosome 13, ddPopNigr1.1, whole genome shotgun sequence genome, the window ACAAACCCACACAAAGACCCGAAGGCACTAGGCAAGGCTTGATAAGAAAAGTCAGACTAACAATATTTAGCATTAATTGGGTAACATGACGATGTTAGGCATATCAACGCCTAATAGAGGACCTGTATGTCAATGTCCTCTCGATTCAACAATACACTACTAACTATTATGGGCAATCATCTTAAATGATTGATTTCAAATCAAGTATTAAGCTATTTTTTACACTTTACCCTTATCTATATGCAGGTTGGAGTACTGATTCATgactttttaaatattcataaatcaCGAGCTAAGGTAGGTtttaacttcatattttttagcATTCTTTTATCATCTTTTTGGTCACTTTTCTTGTAAACACCATctttaaaatgttattattcTTACAACCTCATTAGCTCTTTTTTTAGCATTATAGAATAATCTatgtcaaaaaattatcttaactgaatagcttaagttattagatgagattctaaaatatgatttatattattttctaacacatccTCTCTAATGAAAACTCTTTGCGTTTAAAATTTGTACAAACTCACATtactttatgcttaatttttattaaataaatagagatagtgagattcgaactcatgaccgTCTGATTATTAAAACTCtgatattatgttaaaaaacaatttcaacccaataacttaaactgttagatGAAATCTCAAgatgtaatttatattattttataacaatctAATCCCGAGCACTTGTTTATAGATTTTCACAATTTATGATGATTACTAATTAAGCCCAACAAGTCTATTTCAACATTTCATACCATTACATAAAGGTTAGAAGTTTTCCTTAATCCTTGTGAACAATGAATTCAGAAAGTGTTACAGAAAagtttttgaagaatttagGAATGAAAGAGATTCACGTTTTTCTTATTAATCTCAAAGTTATATAGGAAACAGAGCTAGACTCTGTTTCAATCTCTCTCGGATTGTTATCCTATTACATATAGGATTTAAATTGTAACAGTACACGGTATTATCTTTAATTATAACCACAATTTTAAAAGCTAACAGATGATGGAGTACGACTAGAATATAAACACATGACGCAGGATATTTCCAATAGTTTTGTATATTTGTTCCTCACATTATTGAACCACCATGCTAATGCGAATGGATGAGGAGAATGGGCATGCGCGTTAATGGTTCCTTGTCGTGGAGATTAGCAAACTATTCAATTGGCTGAATCGAAAAGTGGATTATGTAACAGAATGATGATCAATAAAAAAGCTAAAGGTAGACAATCTAATCCCAACATAGTAATTGTTTATAGGTTTTCACAATTTCCGATGATTACTAAGCCCAACAAGTCTATTTCAACATTTCATACCATTACCAGAAAGGTTAGAAGTTTTCCTTAATCCTCGTGAACAACGAATTCGGAGAGTGTTAATTTTTTCCATGGATACGGATAAGTTTTGTATATTTGTTTCTCACATTATCGAACCACCATGCCAATGCGAATGGACGAGGAGCATGAGCATGTGTTTAATTTCAGTTAATGGCTCGTTGTCGTGGAGATTAGCAAACTTTCAGTTGGCTGAATGGAAAAGTGGATTATGTAACAGAAtgatgatcaataaaaaaagctaaaggtAGACAACCAGATCGAACAACAATTTCATCCAAGAAGCTAATTCAAGGTTTTTGGAAGCGGAGCACGTCGTTGACAAGTTTGTCAAAATTCATGGATGATAAACCATTAATACCAGTTGTCGCTTCAGCCTTTGACTTCCATTCCATTGccttccttttcatttccttaCCTTTCTCACCATCGATTAACTCTATCACAAGCTTCTCTACTTCATCTCTATTTGCATCACTTTCAATTTCCATGCCAACACCCCAATCAACGCAAGCAAACTTACAGTTAGTTTGTTGTTCGGAGAAAAAAGGCCAGCATAGCATTGGCACGCCGTTGGACAAGCTTTCAATGGTGGAATTCCACCCCATGTGACTTAAAAACCCTCCTATCGATGAATGCTTCAGGACTTTTTCCTGCGCACACCAGCTCGCCATCAGGCCTCTTTCTCCAGTCTCTTCAAGAAACTCTGGAGGCAAAACCGCTGATTCGCCCCTGACAAGATCAGGCCTGATTATCCATAAAAAATTCTTCTTGCTGTTAGCTAGTCCCCAGGAAAACTCCACTAGTTGCTGTGGATTCATGACAGTGATGCTTCCAAAATTCACGTAGACAACAGAATTGGGATCCTTGGAGTCGAGCCATTGCAGGCATTCAGTCTCTTCTTTCCACAGATTGGATCCAATTGATGCTAGATAATCTTTCTGTGTTTGATCAAGAAGCAAATTAAGAGGACCAACAGAATAAATCGGAGGAAACATAGATGAGAGCGCAACCAGAACATCATGATCTAAGTCATCAAAAGTATTCACAAGAGCTGCTGAAGCTTTTGAAGCTCTATCAATTATTCTTATGATATAGTTTAGTAAAACGTCGTTTCGATCTGTTGTGCGAATGAAGGTTGGAAGGTCCTTCAGACGAATATCTTTCATTCCAGGAATCCAGTCTATTTTTGTCTCCAAATATCCATTTGTCAAATCGCTTTCTTCTGCATCATTGATATCAAAGATAAAAACACGTTACTCCACCTCATACATCTTTTCGAACAATTTAATTCGAAAAGATTCATGATAGTATGAAATTAGTGACAAATTTATCAAGTACGTACCTTTGAGTGGTGTGTAACCTCTTTCTACAAGATGTTTGTAATGTGCATAGGCCAATGTGCCACATGCACTTGAAGTCCAGAAAGAAACGGCAGGGATTTGAAGTTCCTCCTTAACATCGAAAGTGAAGGACATGCCACCATCTGCTACTATGCAAGTTACAGGCGGTACAACATTTGATGAATTGAGTTTGGCAAGAAGTTCGCGAAATGGGACTACGCAAGCTTTTGAGATAGAGTCACAGAGAAATGAAGTCTCTTGGGTAACATCAGCATCGATCTGATCACCTAGACCATCTGGAATGGTTTCAAACTGGAAATCAGGCAAGACATCAAGGGAGTTACAGCCTCTGGACTTGAGCAAACGTCTGTGATTGTATTCAGAGTTGACAAAAGTGATGTGAAAGCCTTTGTGATGGAGTAGTTTTGCTACTTTGAGCATAGGAGCTATGTGACCTTGAGCTGGATATGGGACGCACACGGCATGAGCCTTGGTGGTTTTTGGAAGAGATCTCATGTTTCTCACTCTCTGAGTTTTTGTATTTCGCACCGTCTATGAGTTAGAAGACTGAATTTAGTGGTCACCAGTTATATAAGGAATTGTGATTACTTCTTATATGGTCCAAAATCATGAcgaatgagttttttttttattatcaatacaCTTTAGTTataaatatgattaattattttgcaaTTATATGGCACTGAATTATTTATCATATAAGCTTATTCAATCAATGTATTGGTGAGGATGTCGTGGCCGGTGATTTGCATCATATATCCAAAAATCATAATCACAGACTAAATGAGAACAAAGCTAAAGAGATAATACCATCAATATCCAAAAATCATAAAGGAAATTTACGGAATCAAAACCAATTAGCACCCATTACTGCTACGCAAACTTCCAATACTGATATTCTCTTAGTCTTATCAGTTTCACAGCGAACCATATTATTTGCGATACTCAATGTATCTTGTGGATCACCATCAATCTTGAACCCCACTTGCTACTAAATAAAGAAGCTcgtagaagaaaaagaaattgcaacATGTAAAATCTCTAGgcgaaaaattataaattgattagtttcatgtaaaacaaaaagaaaaatttataactCTCGATCAGGTTatcaaaaaattttgaaaatttacgtggagccttctaatatgatatcttatcttgggttaaaatttcagaatttttagagaaattcagaaaatttgacaaaaaatcacaatttgactagTCTTACATTATTGGGCGTAATTTTAAATCCGGCTAttagattgagctgaaattttatgaggaACCTtacaatatattgaataaaatatggttaaaattttaggatgagcGGAACTCGGTAGTGCTAGCAAAGAATAAAGACTGTCAAATGAAAGCAAAAAGACTCATTTAAGGGTAAAATGATAATTTGccattaaaactaaaacaaggcagcccctttttttattatgaactgCCGACTGGGCAGCAACAaaagtggaaagaaaaaaaaaagagaagaatgtgagaaatcaagagaaaagcaagaaaaagtgagagagagctttgaaacttgtaagattgaaagacttgaaatattaaattaaagaagaatcaagtgaaggaagatATAAGAAAGGCGAGGAGGGCTGGCCACActaggaggagaagaaaagttgGGAGAACTTAGCTTGGTAAGCATGAAAAATTTAGATTCTTACTTGAATGAagtgtttttgggtttatttgagTAAGTTATCAAACAAtgacaattaaatttgatttaatttcttatattcttgatttttgttaaattagggttcttatgaGAATTTGGAGGTTTTGAGAAAAGTAGTAAACATGATGGAATTGAGGTAGAATAGTATAAAAATAGTGAATGTAAgtagcaattaaaaaagaaattgaataattttgaagaaaagaactTGTAATTAAGGATGAGGAAATATAGGGATgaggttttgattgttttatgtttgagaaatgatgttctttatcttatttgaagTATTCAAAATATGAACAAGTGAAGAAACATCATGAGAATGTGAAAAGaaggaataaataaatggtGGAATAGTTCATGGGAGAATTCTTTAAgtgaattaaaagaagaaaattgattaaaactatATGTTGAAAATCAAgtgataaatgaatgaaaattttggtgtaaaccccaataaaataaaaaaatattacgtgCTTCAAATATTCAGGAGTTGTCTCGGGAACAGGGCATCAGGCAAGAGGAGTTGGGCCATCACGAGCAGACAGTATGTGATTCATCTCTTtctttaaaattcaaagtttcatTATCAGTTATGAGTTGTTTATGACATGTTGATATGGAAGAAGTAGAAAAAGAAACTGTTGGTATTATAATGGGGATGTCAGATGGTTAGTATAGAATTGCCAGttagtatggaattaccggttagtTAGTATGAATTACCAGTTCATATAGAATTACCGGTTAGTATAGAATAGTATGAAATTACTGGTTCATATAGAATTACCGGTTAGATTGGCTATTATAAAGAATATCTGGAGGTtgggtaattcatatggaattaccggttataTTGGTTATTGATAGAGAATAgccggatgttgggtaattcatGTGGAATTACcagatgttgggtaattcgtatggaattaccggttagaTTGACTATTATAGAGAATATccggatgttgggtaattcgtatggaattaccggttagaTTGGCTATTATAAAGAATATCCGGAGGTtgggtaattcatatggaattaccggttagaTTGACTATTATAGAGAATATccggatgttgggtaattcgtatggaattaccggttagaTTGACTATTATAGAGAATATCCGGAggttgggtaattcgtatggaattaccggttatattggctattgatagagaatagctggatgttgggtaattcgtatggaattaccggatgttgggtaattcatatggaattaccggttagaTTGGCTATTATAGAGAATAGCCGGATTttaggtaattcgtatggaattacctgTTAGATTGGCTATTATAAAGAATATCTGGAtattgggtaattcgtatgaaATTACCGGTTATATTGGCTATTGATAGAAAAAAGCCGaatgttgggtaattcgtatgaaATTACCGGTTTGATTATTGGCCATTTAAGAGGGTTAGTCGGGTTTGAGGTAAAATTTGtaaattactaaattaaaaaaattaagcaatgagTGTTGGTTACAGAGGTCTTATAAGTAtaagattaataaattataaatgggttattaatgttgatatattttgaagacTTGTGAACACAATagctttatcatttttaatgtgttatctttcttatttcttattaatgttatgtatACAGGTTGTTCACGAGGTGATGTGGAGCGTTAGATATAGGCTTTGTGTTTTAATCTGTTTATTTTGTAGGATGTAatatatttgctttatatgtaatttgtatTATACGTAGATTGTAATATATGTGTCATGAAGATGTTTGCTTTTGGtacttatatatttaaaaagtatgagtaaggaattaatattattaaactactCAAAAAGAATATTTAGTAATTATAATCATGCATGTTTAAAAGATGGATGCATGTTAATGTattgtaattaatgttttatatgttgatgatgtaAGGTTGAGAAAATACAATGAAGTATAGTTATGTGGAATATTGTATGATGAGATGAGATATGATCCAGGATGGTTGGATCAAAATGAAAGTTTTGAGTGTTGTGATTGAATGAAGTATAGGCAATAACTTGGTAACAttagaaaacaaaggaaactctgtcgaaattttcaaaaaaaaaaatcccacaaTCTTAGacatattattcaatacttgATATTAGTAAAGAAATGGTTGAGATTTCATGACATCATAATTTGAGGGTGTTACACAACCAATCAAAATTTGCCatgtttcatattttattttacttttttaacataaaaaatgaaaataaattacatggaaaataaattggcttttatatgtgttttggcTATTTGAAGATTGATACATGAGATTagatatttaaaatgtttttttttcataaatataagattttataaataaaaatcaataaataaaacaatgtcaTACAACATTGACAAAAGATTGGGGTATAAAGGGCCTCACACTagacaaaagaaaatgattattGGAGATACAAGTTCTTCAAGTAAGAAAGTTCTCTCAAAAGCTTTCAAGCATCCTTCTTCTATGCTTGAAGTCTACAAAGAATAAAACTTTGTTGGATCAAGCCTAAACATTTTCAAGATAAATCAAATGTACTCTTAAGAGCACCAAATCTCGTTTAGCAATTTACATCTAAATTTATGTTCTTGCAAATCATAAATCTTAGCTTGatttcacaaataaattaaGTCACCATATATTAAGTTCAAGAGAAGAATAAGAGGATTGTTATACTAAATAGAGATTGTACATAGTcatatgttttaataaaatcaaatatttatacacgtgtttttgcttaatttttaggTACTCAAAATTATATCTATAAATTTATGACGACTCCATTGGGGGTATCTCTACCTCTTATCTATTCCATTCAAGAAAGAATTTCTAACAACCTCTTAATGGcaacaagaaaaaacatgatCACTGTTGTTGTTTCTAAAAGCAACAAAATCGCGCAAACTAAGTTGATTCTTGAGACGATGTCAACGTTGAATGCATGAGGTGCACGAGAATTCACTtgttcaatgataaaaaaatacaagtaactccaccataaaaatcaaatgtggGGTGTGAATTTCATAGGCACTTAAGTTGATTAATTTGGAAATTCACTCGTAAAGACTTCTCTTTATCATTCACCAAGTAACTTCAGGTTTTGGCACATGTTAGTGATGATAACCAGGACAATATCTTTGGAGTATCAAGTGGCTAACTTGACAAAACTTGTTGAAGGGTTTTCGACTTCACTTAAGGAAAAAGAACACAAGATTTGAAAGTTGATGAACAAACTTTAGAGCATGAATGAGAGTGGCTAAACTTTGACTAGCAATGTTGTGCAAAAATATAAGTTGGAATGGCAGAGGGAATCCAAGATAACATGTGTCTCACTTTGTGGAGACTTGTAACAATGTTAGAATTGATGGTGATCTCATGGTAAAATAATTTGTCTATTTCTTAAAAGGCAATGCCTTCGACTAGTACACTGAGTTGGAGTCTAGCTCAATCAATAGTTAGGAGTAATTAGAATGTGAGTTTCTTTATCATTTCAATAGCACTTATCATGTGGTCAGCATGATTAAACTCTCTAATACATATCAATGAGAAGAGGAGCATGTCATCGATTAATTTATCAATGGAGAAACCTTAACTTCAATTATAATGATTAATTCACCAAAACTCTTACTCTAGATATGTGCATTCAAAGGATGCATTAGGGGCTACGCTACATCTGGAAGTCATTaaacctaaatattttaaaaaatgaatgatcATGCAACAccatttgctttttaaaaaggTAAAAGGAAGAA encodes:
- the LOC133671128 gene encoding 7-deoxyloganetin glucosyltransferase-like, which encodes MRSLPKTTKAHAVCVPYPAQGHIAPMLKVAKLLHHKGFHITFVNSEYNHRRLLKSRGCNSLDVLPDFQFETIPDGLGDQIDADVTQETSFLCDSISKACVVPFRELLAKLNSSNVVPPVTCIVADGGMSFTFDVKEELQIPAVSFWTSSACGTLAYAHYKHLVERGYTPLKEESDLTNGYLETKIDWIPGMKDIRLKDLPTFIRTTDRNDVLLNYIIRIIDRASKASAALVNTFDDLDHDVLVALSSMFPPIYSVGPLNLLLDQTQKDYLASIGSNLWKEETECLQWLDSKDPNSVVYVNFGSITVMNPQQLVEFSWGLANSKKNFLWIIRPDLVRGESAVLPPEFLEETGERGLMASWCAQEKVLKHSSIGGFLSHMGWNSTIESLSNGVPMLCWPFFSEQQTNCKFACVDWGVGMEIESDANRDEVEKLVIELIDGEKGKEMKRKAMEWKSKAEATTGINGLSSMNFDKLVNDVLRFQKP